A region of the Methyloprofundus sedimenti genome:
TATCAGCGGTCAATAGCACACTGCTTTGTGGAGTATCTATACGTAAAACACAGGAATTATCATTTTCATTTTCAAAACCATGCTCTGGGGGCGATAAAAACTGGAATTTTATCTGATCCCATTCCCAGCTATATCCTGCAGAACATTGAATTGCATTATAAGTAGCTAACTGATCAGGAACACTGCTAAGTACTTGCTGCACAGAAATTGAATTTAACAAAGTCTCAGCCCCACCAATATGATCATTATCAGCATGGCTAATAATTAGTTTATCCAGTCTAAGAATATGCCTGTAATATAAAAATGGAAGAATGACATTTCTACCCATATCAAATTTATCTGAAAACCTTGCACCCGTATCAAATACCAAAGCATGCTCAGCAGTTTCAACCACCACAGATAAGCCTTGCCCTACATCCAGGAGCGTTAAATTCATTGCCCCTGGTACCGGTTTTTCAGGCTTGACCAAAAATACCGGTAACACTAAAAAAATGCCTAGAAAACGACCGGGGATGCCTTTTGGTGCCAATATCAACAACACGCCCAACAACGCCACGATCATCTGCCATAATTGAGGTTTGGGGCGAACAATACTGGCCATCGGTAAATCTACTAAATACTCTAATACCTGCCATAAAGCCTGCAATACACTATCGACAATTTGCAGCAAGAATACCGCTATTTCAGGCAGTATCTGCAATAAAGTAAGCGCCAATAATGACAAGGGAACCACAACAATACTAACCACTGGCACAGCTATAATATTTGCAACTGGCGCAATCAGTGACACACGTTGAAAGAAAAATAACAATACCGGCAATAGGCTCAATGCCACAAAAGCGTGAATTTTGAGGCTACTAACAAAACGATGCTCTGGGCATAAGCGAGCTGACAGAACATAAACAATACTAAAAACTGCCAGAAATGATAAATAAAACCCCGCTGATAACACGGCCATAGGATCTACCAGTAACACAGCTAACAATGCCAGTGCAAAAACATTTAACGTTTTGACATGCCTACGCATGACCAGGGTCAGCATAAATATACCCAGCATAATCAATGCACGTTGCGTGGGTATAGAAAACCCAGCAAGCGCTGCATAAAACAAAGCAGCAATAAAGGCAAAACAAGCTGCGATTTGTGGTGCTGAATAGCGGTTCGAAGGCAAACGTAGCCAGCAATTAAAAACCAACCAATACACCATTCCCGCTATTAATCCAATATGCAGACCAGAGATAGCCATTAAATGGTTAGTGCCGCTGCTAGACAA
Encoded here:
- a CDS encoding DNA internalization-related competence protein ComEC/Rec2 — translated: MFLSVLSFFLGVLFCQQWAVLPDFLGLALSLIVAILMAYFNYRRVAYFLFGLVFASISADHFLSRQLTPDLQGKELLIQGDIIGLPEYNAQRVRFDFQLTHTAVLLPDKLRLSWYYPQQKITAGQSWQFYVKLKQPHGTLNPGGFDYEKWLFTQHIGATGYIRQAETAILLATKSPWSSISVIRQKLADLLIKQDISPASMALIKALSIGDKSQISARQWQVLSSSGTNHLMAISGLHIGLIAGMVYWLVFNCWLRLPSNRYSAPQIAACFAFIAALFYAALAGFSIPTQRALIMLGIFMLTLVMRRHVKTLNVFALALLAVLLVDPMAVLSAGFYLSFLAVFSIVYVLSARLCPEHRFVSSLKIHAFVALSLLPVLLFFFQRVSLIAPVANIIAVPVVSIVVVPLSLLALTLLQILPEIAVFLLQIVDSVLQALWQVLEYLVDLPMASIVRPKPQLWQMIVALLGVLLILAPKGIPGRFLGIFLVLPVFLVKPEKPVPGAMNLTLLDVGQGLSVVVETAEHALVFDTGARFSDKFDMGRNVILPFLYYRHILRLDKLIISHADNDHIGGAETLLNSISVQQVLSSVPDQLATYNAIQCSAGYSWEWDQIKFQFLSPPEHGFENENDNSCVLRIDTPQSSVLLTADIERAAEDYLIQNSSESLQADILISPHHGSNTSSSTAFLALVKPEKILIPADSPNRFGFPHVEVIERYQAIAAKYFITGDQGAISIRFNDNRNQLESYRDTHSRYWNQRKLIIK